The sequence CACTTTTACGGCACTACTGTAAACAATATGCCCTATCCTTTGTTTGAGCAAAAAGGAGCGGGAAAAGAGCTGTGGATGACAGAGGTTTATGTTCCAAACAGCGACAGCAATTCGGCAGACCGCTGGCCTGAGGCACTAGAGGTTGCGCATAATATGCACAATGCTTTGGTAGAGGGAAATTTCCAGGCATATGTTTGGTGGTATATCCGCAGGTCATACGGACCTATGAAAGAAGACGGTACTATAAGCAAGCGCGGATATATGATGGCACATTACTCAAAGTTTGTCCGCCCGGGATATGTAAGGGTTGATGCAACGAAAAATCCTACATACAATGTATATTTATCTGCTTACAAAAACAAAAAAGATAACAGCGTTGTGGCAGTGGTTATAAATAAAAGTACCGAGGCGAAGACAATTAATATATCCGTTCCGGGAACAAGTATCAGAAAGTGGGAAAGATATGTTACTACAGGGTCAAAAAATCTTAGGAAAGAATCAGACATAAATGCAAGTGGAACCACTTTCCAGGTTACTTTGGAGCCTCAAAGCGTTACAACTTTTGTAGGCGGTGGATCCAGTGAACCGCAAATACCGGTTGAAAGAAATGCTTTCTCAAAGATAGAATGCGAAGAATATAACGCTACCAATTCTTCCACTGTACAAGTAGTGGGTACCGGCACAGGAAGCGGTCTCGGATATATCGAAAACGGCAACTATTTTGCTTACAAAAATATTAATTTCGGTAACGGTGCAAATTCATTCAAAATCAGGGCTGCAACTACCGGTACTCCAAAAATAGAAATCCGACTGGGCAGTCCGACAGGCACTCTTGCAGGTACATTGCAAGTGGCTGCAACCGGAGGCTTTAATGCCTATGAGGAGCAGAGCTGCAGTATTAATAAAATTACGGGTGTCCAGGACGTCTATTTGGTATTCGGAGGAGCTGTAAATGTTGACTGGTTTACCTTTGAGTCAAAACAGGAGCCGACTTTCAAGTACGGCGACCTCAACGGTGACGGCAATGTTAACTCCACTGATTCCACGCTTATGTCAAGATATCTTTTAGGTATAATCACCACTTTGCCGGCCGGTGAAAAGGCTGCGGATTTGAATGGGGACGGAAAGGTAAATTCTACAGACTACAATATTTTAAAGAGATATTTGCTTAAATATATTGATAAATTTCCTGTAGAATCATAAGTCTGAATTGCGTAGACTACTTCTCCCAAGTAAAAAACCTCCGTCAGGAACTTAAGTCCTGACGGAGGTTTTTTACGTCTTACCGGAGTTTTTCAGTATTTTGCAGGAGAATGCTTCCAAACAGTGCCGAAATTGAAAGCTGCAAAACGAAAAGGACAAAATTTTTAGCAAATGCGGGGAAGTCCTTCGCCATACAGAATGTCCAATATCCTGTTTCCTTGAAGGGTTGTAATCATGGTTACTCCGCTTCCGTCCACAATACGACCGATAATTTGGGCGTTTTCTCCGTATTTGCTTTTTCTGATTACTTCAAGAGCCTTGTTAGCCTCATTTTCGGGTATAACGGCTATCATTTTCCCTTCGTTTGCCATATAAAGGGGGTCAAGCCCGAGGATACTGCAAAATCCTCTTACTTCATTGCTGATGGGCAAAACGGCTTCGTGTATCTCAATGCCGCAGTTTGAGGCTGACGATATTTCGTTGAGCACTGTTGCAAGACCGCCCCTGGTTATGTCCCGCATGCAATGGATTTCTATATTGCTTTCAATCAGATTTTTTACTATTTGGACAAGGGGAGCGCAGTCGCTTTTTATATTGTTCTCAATCTCCATTCGCTCCGACATTACAGCGGCGTGGTGGTCGCCCAAATTGCCTGAAAGTATGATGACATCGCCTTTTTGGCAATTGGAAATACTGATGCCGCTTTTTACTATTTCACCGATACCGGATGTGTTTATATAGATTCCGCCGTGGCCTTCGATTACTTTGGTGTCTCCCGCAACAATTTTGATTCCTGCTTCTTCCGCGGCAAGCTTCATTGAAAGGGCAATTTTATCAATGGTTTCAATTTCCGCTCCTTCCTCAATGATAAAGCCTGCCGTGAGGTATTTTGGAATGGCGCCCATCATGCAAATGTCGTTTACTGTGCCGCAAACGGCAAGTTTTCCAATGTCACCGCCCTTGAAAAACAGGGGAGTTACCACAAAGGAATCGGTGGTATAGGCAATTTTACCCTTTATATCCAGCACTGCGGCATCTTCAAGCCTGTTTAATATGTTGTTGCCGAAATGCTTTAAAAATATCCGGTTTATTAAATCGCTTGTCTGTTTTCCGCCGCTGCCGTGGGACATGTTTATTTTCATTGGTCTACACCTCACAATTTCTGTACCAGATTCCGCAGGCGCCCTCTGAAGAAACCATGCATGCTCCGACGGCATTTAACGGAGTGCAGGCCTTGCCGAACAGAGGGCATTGTGCAGGGGTTATTCTTCCCAGTATTACATCAGCACATTTACAGCCCGAAGGTGCAGCGTCAGCATCTTCAAAAATTGTGCTCCCGGCATCAAAATCCCTGTATTCCGTTCTTAGCCTTAGCCCCGAGTTTTTTATTATTCCGATTCCCCGCCAATAGTCGTCTGCAGCTTCAAAATATTTGTCAATCAAAGATTTCGCCTTTTGATTTCCCTCAGGGCTTACAGCACTTTGATACATGTTTTTCATACTGTATTCATTGTTTGAAATCTGGCGGATTATTTCATAAATTGCCGCTATAATATGCCCACCCTCGAAACCGCCTATCACAAAAGGCTTGCGGTATTTTAACGCCATATCGGTATAAACCGAGGAGCCGATGATAACACTGACATGACCGGGGCAGAGAAAAGCGTCTATATTTTTTTCATTTTCGCAAATATATGAAATCGCAGGTATAATGGTCTTAATCGAAGTCATCAGTTTCAGGTTTTTTATATTATTCTTAATTATTTCTTCAATCATCAGCGCATAAATAGGGGCTGTGGTCTCAAACCCCACTGCGGCAAAAATAAATTGGGTCTCAGGGCTTTTGATTGCAATTTTTACCGCACTGAGGGGAGAATAGAGGATTTTTACATTTCCCCCCGTTGCTTTTGCCTCGGTAAGAGAAAGTTTGTGTCCCTTTACCTTCATCATGTCACCGAAAGTCAAAACACAATGGTTGTCCTTTAGAGAATATTCTACAAGCCTGTCAATGTAGGATGAGGCCGTCACGCATACAGGGCAGCCCGGTCCCGAAATAAGCTGTATACGAGGGGAGATAAGGCTTCGGATCCCGTTCTTAAAAATGCTGGAAGTGTGGGTGCCGCAGACTTCCATTATTTTAATGTTTTTGCCCTCGTATTCTCCAAGCTCCTTTTTTATAGCTTCAAGCGTCTTCATTTTGCTCCTCCCCAAGTTCATCAAAAAGCGACAATATTTCTTCCGCCATGTCCTTTTTAAGAACTTCAATGGCGCAACCGGCATGAATCAGCACATAATCCCCTATTTTAGCCGAAACCAGCTTGATATTTGCTTCGCAGATGTTTCCGAGAACGTCAACCTTTGCTGTGTCTCCGCTAATTTCCACTATTTTGCCGGGTACTGCAACACACATGCTAATCACCTCACTAATCCAATAAACGTCTGTCCCAGACCAATTGAACCGTCATTTGGGGGAACCGACATGTTATAGTATACGTTAAAGTGTCTGTCTCTTAAAATCTTGAGTGTTCGTTCCATAAGCAAAGTATTTTGAAATACGCCGCCGCTTAAGGCGACAGTGTTAATTTTTTGTTCTGCCCGTATTATTTCGCATACTTCCAATATCATATCCGCAACGGCATAATGAAAACCCAATGCAAGAGAACCTGTGTCATCTTTGTTTTGAAGATGACACATGGATTTAAGCATCGGTTTTGGATCTATTTCTATTAAATCACTTTTTCGCTTGATTTCAAAGGCAAGCTTTTTAGGCTCTATCTTGTGCCTTAGAGCCAAAACTGCCTCTTTTTCCAGCATTGCCGCACATTCTCCCTCATAGCGGTTTTCATACTGAATCTCCAAAAGGGATGAAACGGCGTCAAACAGTCTTCCCATGCTTGATGTGGGCACGGTATTGATA comes from Acetivibrio thermocellus ATCC 27405 and encodes:
- a CDS encoding HypC/HybG/HupF family hydrogenase formation chaperone — encoded protein: MCVAVPGKIVEISGDTAKVDVLGNICEANIKLVSAKIGDYVLIHAGCAIEVLKKDMAEEILSLFDELGEEQNEDA
- the hypD gene encoding hydrogenase formation protein HypD, translated to MKTLEAIKKELGEYEGKNIKIMEVCGTHTSSIFKNGIRSLISPRIQLISGPGCPVCVTASSYIDRLVEYSLKDNHCVLTFGDMMKVKGHKLSLTEAKATGGNVKILYSPLSAVKIAIKSPETQFIFAAVGFETTAPIYALMIEEIIKNNIKNLKLMTSIKTIIPAISYICENEKNIDAFLCPGHVSVIIGSSVYTDMALKYRKPFVIGGFEGGHIIAAIYEIIRQISNNEYSMKNMYQSAVSPEGNQKAKSLIDKYFEAADDYWRGIGIIKNSGLRLRTEYRDFDAGSTIFEDADAAPSGCKCADVILGRITPAQCPLFGKACTPLNAVGACMVSSEGACGIWYRNCEV
- the hypE gene encoding hydrogenase expression/formation protein HypE; this encodes MKINMSHGSGGKQTSDLINRIFLKHFGNNILNRLEDAAVLDIKGKIAYTTDSFVVTPLFFKGGDIGKLAVCGTVNDICMMGAIPKYLTAGFIIEEGAEIETIDKIALSMKLAAEEAGIKIVAGDTKVIEGHGGIYINTSGIGEIVKSGISISNCQKGDVIILSGNLGDHHAAVMSERMEIENNIKSDCAPLVQIVKNLIESNIEIHCMRDITRGGLATVLNEISSASNCGIEIHEAVLPISNEVRGFCSILGLDPLYMANEGKMIAVIPENEANKALEVIRKSKYGENAQIIGRIVDGSGVTMITTLQGNRILDILYGEGLPRIC
- a CDS encoding carbohydrate-binding protein; amino-acid sequence: MRKLRKLLLFSTVLFVVFTQLFGFIITVDAAETATINLSAEKQVIRGFGGMNHPVWISDLTPQQRDTAFGNGEGQLGFTILRIHVDENRNNWSKEVATARRAIELGAIVFASPWNPPSNMVETFTRNGVPNQKRLRYDKYGDYVQHLNDFVAYMKSNGVDLYAISVQNEPDYAHEWTWWTPQEMLRFMRDYAGQINCRVMAPESFQYLKNMSDPILNDPQALANLDILGAHFYGTTVNNMPYPLFEQKGAGKELWMTEVYVPNSDSNSADRWPEALEVAHNMHNALVEGNFQAYVWWYIRRSYGPMKEDGTISKRGYMMAHYSKFVRPGYVRVDATKNPTYNVYLSAYKNKKDNSVVAVVINKSTEAKTINISVPGTSIRKWERYVTTGSKNLRKESDINASGTTFQVTLEPQSVTTFVGGGSSEPQIPVERNAFSKIECEEYNATNSSTVQVVGTGTGSGLGYIENGNYFAYKNINFGNGANSFKIRAATTGTPKIEIRLGSPTGTLAGTLQVAATGGFNAYEEQSCSINKITGVQDVYLVFGGAVNVDWFTFESKQEPTFKYGDLNGDGNVNSTDSTLMSRYLLGIITTLPAGEKAADLNGDGKVNSTDYNILKRYLLKYIDKFPVES